A portion of the Bacteroides faecium genome contains these proteins:
- a CDS encoding LTA synthase family protein: protein MKRFLNLILYILAVHVSALIITGLFRLVLFISSYHQLTPEAMSDKALALLAFIHGIWFDNVIGCYILLLPLTIAVVCGVCNYYGKALFRFFTIFFSTFYGVVYLISASDMPYFAYFFKHINSSIFEWFGYAGTTAGMILGESAYYLSIGLYFLFMVIFVFWIVFLARYFRKRCAGFTLFPFWKRGVAFVFGACLIGLCVFGIRGRTGYNPIKVSAAYFCQDAFLNQLGVSPTFNLLTSVMDDMRPENKYLHLMDEQEAISKAQAFLNRPGEADISPLAVHRYASKTDSMQHRRPNVVLIMMESMSCGFMKHFGQSESLTPFLDSLYTRSLSFRNFYSAGIHTNHGLYATLYSFPAMMKRNLMKGSVIPRYSGLPTVLKENGYHNLFFMTHEGQYDNMNAFFRTNGFDEVFSQEDYPADKVVNSFGVQDDFLYDYAIPVLNRRAATGQPFFATLLSISNHPPYVIPPYFHPKTSEPETQIVEYADWALRKFFTEARKQPWFDNTIFVLEGDHGKLVGDAECELPQSYNHIPLMIYSSQITPEEINSFGGQVDIQPTVLGMLNIDYLQNNFGVDLLREERPCMFYTADNMIVGRNDSLLFLYNYETQQEFTYRTDNGKLVTVPMDDGFLPLKEYSFSMLQSAEYLVKHGKTVNSLEVTQKQIQ from the coding sequence ATGAAACGTTTTCTGAATCTTATACTATATATACTGGCTGTGCATGTTTCCGCTCTGATTATTACAGGGTTGTTCCGACTGGTGCTTTTTATCTCTTCCTATCATCAGTTGACTCCCGAAGCAATGTCGGATAAGGCGTTGGCTCTGCTTGCCTTCATACATGGTATTTGGTTCGATAACGTAATAGGCTGCTATATACTTTTACTGCCTTTGACGATAGCAGTGGTATGCGGAGTCTGCAATTATTACGGGAAAGCATTGTTTCGTTTCTTCACAATCTTTTTCAGTACCTTTTATGGAGTGGTTTATCTGATTAGTGCATCGGATATGCCTTATTTTGCTTATTTCTTTAAGCATATTAATTCGTCCATATTCGAATGGTTTGGCTATGCAGGAACCACTGCGGGAATGATATTGGGGGAAAGTGCCTATTATCTATCTATTGGGTTGTACTTCCTTTTCATGGTGATTTTCGTTTTCTGGATTGTTTTTCTGGCACGCTATTTCCGTAAACGTTGTGCGGGCTTTACTTTGTTCCCTTTCTGGAAGAGAGGAGTCGCGTTTGTATTCGGTGCATGCCTTATCGGCCTTTGTGTTTTTGGAATCCGGGGACGTACGGGATACAATCCGATAAAAGTGAGTGCAGCGTATTTCTGTCAGGATGCTTTCCTGAATCAACTGGGGGTAAGCCCGACGTTTAATCTGCTGACGAGTGTAATGGATGACATGCGGCCCGAAAATAAATACCTGCATCTGATGGATGAACAAGAGGCCATAAGCAAGGCGCAGGCTTTCCTGAACCGTCCGGGGGAAGCTGATATTTCGCCATTGGCTGTGCATAGGTACGCTTCAAAAACGGACAGTATGCAGCATCGCCGTCCTAACGTCGTATTGATTATGATGGAATCCATGTCTTGTGGATTTATGAAGCATTTCGGGCAGTCGGAGTCTTTGACTCCTTTCCTGGATAGTCTGTATACCCGTTCTCTTAGTTTCCGCAATTTTTATTCTGCCGGCATCCATACCAATCACGGTCTGTATGCTACTTTGTATTCTTTCCCGGCCATGATGAAACGGAATCTGATGAAGGGCTCGGTGATTCCCCGTTACTCAGGTCTGCCTACCGTGCTGAAGGAAAACGGTTATCACAACCTTTTCTTCATGACTCATGAAGGACAATATGATAATATGAATGCCTTTTTCCGGACTAATGGTTTCGATGAAGTATTCTCACAGGAAGATTATCCGGCTGATAAAGTGGTGAATAGCTTTGGGGTACAGGACGATTTTCTGTATGATTACGCTATTCCGGTGCTGAACCGGCGGGCGGCTACCGGACAGCCTTTCTTTGCTACTTTGCTATCTATCAGTAACCATCCGCCGTATGTGATACCGCCTTATTTCCATCCGAAAACGAGTGAGCCGGAAACACAGATTGTAGAGTATGCGGATTGGGCTTTGCGCAAGTTCTTTACCGAAGCACGTAAGCAGCCCTGGTTTGACAATACTATCTTTGTGCTGGAAGGAGACCATGGCAAACTCGTAGGAGACGCCGAGTGTGAACTCCCGCAATCCTATAATCATATCCCATTGATGATTTATTCCAGTCAGATTACTCCTGAAGAGATAAACTCTTTTGGCGGACAGGTGGATATCCAGCCTACTGTGCTGGGTATGTTGAACATTGATTATTTGCAGAATAACTTCGGAGTTGACTTGCTGCGTGAAGAACGCCCCTGTATGTTTTATACAGCCGACAATATGATAGTGGGACGCAATGATTCTTTGTTGTTTCTTTATAATTATGAGACGCAGCAGGAGTTTACGTACCGGACAGACAATGGCAAACTGGTTACTGTCCCGATGGATGATGGTTTCTTGCCTTTGAAGGAATATAGTTTTTCCATGCTTCAGTCGGCGGAATACCTGGTGAAGCATGGAAAAACGGTGAACTCGCTGGAAGTTACTCAGAAGCAGATTCAGTAG
- a CDS encoding ArnT family glycosyltransferase: MKSLTSNKAFWLLLVICVVTILPFLGLSEYHTKGEPRESIVSYSMLENDNWILPRNNGGEIPYKPPFFHWTIAAVSLLNGGQVTEMTSRMPSAIALIAMTLFGFLFFAKRKGVELALLAAFITLTNFELHRAGANCRVDMVLTALTVCALYCFYKWYEKGLKGIPWLAILLMSLGTLTKGPVGTIIPCLVTGIFLLLRGVNFFRAFLLLSAWALLSLILPICWYIAAYQQGGEEFLALVMEENFGRMTNTMSYDSCVNPWHYNFVTLFAGYVPWILLGVLSLFSLTYRKFAIQPTAWWKRFTSWIKNMDPVDLFSFTSIVIIFVFYCIPQSKRSVYLMPIYPFIAYFLAKYLFYLVKKQSKVIKVYGSILAVISLLLFITFIVVKCGLIPETIFHGRHAQNNINFLRAIQNISGIGSLVLIAIPTILGICWWFYQRKHALSNRFLYAIVVLTMGLYLALDGAYQPPILNSKSVKAVAAEIDEVAPASKGALYEFIERSILAKGDPVHYFEINFYLGNRINNFYKDRPIEGFLLIGANDAQKYLPKFKQEGYQFELLYQSPKPVLHETAEVYRFTKKQPVEVIPESKTTESASE; this comes from the coding sequence ATGAAATCATTGACTTCCAACAAAGCTTTCTGGCTACTATTAGTCATTTGCGTAGTAACAATCCTGCCTTTCCTCGGACTGTCCGAGTACCACACGAAAGGCGAACCTCGTGAGTCTATCGTATCCTATTCCATGCTGGAAAACGACAACTGGATTCTGCCTAGAAACAACGGTGGAGAAATTCCTTATAAACCACCTTTCTTTCATTGGACCATAGCGGCCGTTTCGCTGTTGAATGGTGGACAGGTTACAGAAATGACATCCCGTATGCCCTCCGCCATTGCGCTAATTGCCATGACTCTTTTCGGTTTCTTATTCTTTGCCAAAAGAAAAGGAGTAGAATTGGCATTACTAGCCGCTTTTATCACCTTGACCAATTTCGAGTTGCATCGTGCGGGAGCCAACTGCCGGGTAGACATGGTATTAACCGCTTTGACCGTATGCGCATTATATTGCTTTTATAAATGGTATGAAAAGGGGCTTAAAGGAATCCCATGGTTAGCCATCCTTCTTATGAGCTTGGGCACACTAACCAAAGGTCCGGTAGGTACAATTATCCCCTGTCTGGTCACAGGCATTTTCCTGTTGCTACGGGGCGTTAACTTTTTCAGAGCCTTCCTGCTCCTTTCCGCATGGGCGCTGCTTTCGCTTATCCTGCCTATATGCTGGTACATCGCCGCTTATCAACAAGGGGGAGAAGAATTTCTGGCATTGGTTATGGAAGAAAATTTCGGTCGTATGACAAACACTATGAGCTACGATTCCTGCGTCAATCCCTGGCATTATAACTTTGTTACGCTATTTGCAGGTTATGTACCTTGGATATTGCTGGGTGTACTCTCCCTTTTCAGCCTGACCTACCGCAAATTCGCCATTCAGCCGACTGCATGGTGGAAGCGTTTCACCTCCTGGATAAAAAATATGGATCCGGTGGATTTATTCTCTTTCACCAGCATCGTCATCATATTTGTCTTCTATTGTATTCCCCAAAGCAAACGCAGTGTTTATTTAATGCCTATCTACCCTTTCATCGCCTATTTCCTGGCCAAATATTTATTCTACCTGGTCAAGAAGCAATCTAAAGTGATAAAAGTGTACGGCAGCATCCTGGCGGTAATCAGCTTGCTATTATTTATCACTTTCATTGTCGTGAAGTGTGGGCTTATCCCCGAAACCATTTTCCACGGCCGCCATGCACAGAACAATATCAACTTCCTGAGGGCAATACAAAACATCAGTGGAATAGGCTCCCTGGTATTGATTGCCATACCCACCATCCTCGGTATCTGCTGGTGGTTCTACCAACGCAAGCACGCATTAAGTAACCGTTTCCTCTATGCCATTGTCGTGCTTACCATGGGATTATATCTGGCATTGGATGGAGCCTATCAGCCGCCAATCTTAAACTCCAAGTCTGTTAAAGCCGTTGCGGCAGAAATAGATGAGGTCGCCCCCGCAAGCAAAGGCGCTCTTTATGAGTTTATAGAGAGAAGCATACTGGCTAAAGGTGATCCCGTTCACTACTTTGAAATTAATTTCTATCTAGGCAATCGAATCAATAATTTTTATAAAGATCGTCCCATTGAGGGATTTTTATTGATAGGAGCAAATGATGCCCAAAAGTACCTTCCAAAATTTAAACAAGAAGGTTACCAATTTGAATTGCTCTATCAGTCACCCAAGCCAGTACTTCACGAGACTGCCGAAGTGTACAGGTTTACAAAAAAACAACCAGTAGAAGTCATCCCGGAAAGCAAGACTACTGAATCTGCTTCTGAGTAA
- a CDS encoding ribonuclease H1 domain-containing protein codes for MAKQKFYVVWEGVTPGIYTSWTDCQLQIKGYEAAKYKSFDTREEAERALTMSPYAYIGKNAKAKSSGAKVSSDILPACVIDNSLAVDAACSGNPGPMEYRGVHVASRQQIFHFGPMKGTNNIGEFLAIVHGLALLKQKGFDMPIYSDSVNAISWVRQKKCKTKLPRTAETEQLFLLIERAEKWLRENTYTTRILKWETKEWGEIPADFGRK; via the coding sequence ATGGCTAAACAGAAATTCTACGTAGTATGGGAAGGCGTCACGCCCGGGATTTACACTTCCTGGACGGATTGCCAGCTTCAAATCAAAGGATACGAAGCTGCCAAATACAAATCATTCGATACCCGTGAGGAAGCCGAACGGGCACTCACCATGTCCCCCTACGCCTATATCGGCAAAAATGCGAAAGCCAAATCAAGCGGAGCAAAAGTATCTTCGGATATATTGCCTGCCTGCGTGATCGACAACAGCCTCGCAGTCGACGCCGCTTGCAGCGGCAATCCCGGTCCGATGGAATATCGCGGCGTGCACGTTGCCAGCCGACAGCAAATTTTCCACTTCGGTCCGATGAAAGGGACAAACAATATCGGCGAATTCCTTGCCATCGTGCACGGACTGGCCCTGCTGAAACAAAAAGGATTCGATATGCCTATCTACAGTGACAGCGTCAATGCCATCAGTTGGGTGCGCCAGAAAAAATGCAAGACCAAACTTCCCCGTACCGCAGAGACAGAACAACTCTTCCTCTTGATAGAACGGGCGGAAAAATGGCTGAGAGAAAACACCTACACCACCCGTATCCTGAAATGGGAAACGAAAGAGTGGGGAGAGATTCCGGCAGATTTCGGCAGAAAATAA
- a CDS encoding nitroreductase family protein, with translation MEKTFSEALKQRRTYYSITNQSPIPDQEIECIINMTVRHVPSAFNSQSTRVVLLLGESHKKLWQIVKDALKKIVPAEAFVKTEEKIDNSFACGYGTVLFFEDQNVVKGLQEAFPSYQQNFPGWSIQTSAMHQLAVWVMLEDVGFGASLQHYNPLIDDTVRREWNLPEHWHLIAEMPFGLPTGKPGEKEFQPLEERVKVFK, from the coding sequence ATGGAAAAAACTTTTAGCGAGGCTTTAAAACAACGTCGGACTTACTATTCAATTACTAATCAGTCGCCTATACCCGACCAGGAGATAGAGTGTATCATCAATATGACAGTGCGCCACGTACCGTCGGCATTCAATTCGCAGTCTACACGCGTAGTACTGTTGCTGGGAGAATCTCACAAGAAATTGTGGCAGATTGTAAAGGATGCGTTGAAGAAAATCGTGCCGGCTGAGGCTTTCGTAAAGACAGAAGAGAAAATAGATAATTCATTCGCTTGCGGTTATGGAACCGTATTATTTTTTGAAGACCAGAATGTAGTAAAAGGGCTTCAGGAAGCCTTTCCGTCATATCAACAGAACTTTCCGGGATGGTCGATACAGACTTCGGCAATGCATCAACTGGCTGTGTGGGTAATGCTCGAAGATGTAGGTTTCGGGGCATCATTGCAACATTATAATCCGTTGATTGACGACACTGTGCGTCGTGAGTGGAACTTGCCGGAACACTGGCATCTGATTGCGGAAATGCCGTTCGGACTTCCTACCGGCAAACCGGGTGAAAAAGAATTTCAACCATTGGAAGAACGGGTGAAAGTTTTCAAATAA
- a CDS encoding shikimate kinase gives MVRIFLTGYMGAGKTTLGKAFARQMNISFIDLDWYIEERFHKTVGELFTERGETGFRELERSMLHEVAEFENVVISTGGGAPCFFDNMEFMNRVGKTVFLDVHPDVLFRRLRVAKQQRPILQGKEDDELKAFIVQALEKRASFYHQAQYIFNADELEDRWQIDASVQRLQQLLGL, from the coding sequence ATGGTTCGTATCTTCCTTACCGGCTATATGGGTGCCGGAAAAACGACATTGGGCAAGGCTTTTGCCCGTCAGATGAATATATCGTTCATTGATTTGGACTGGTATATTGAAGAGCGTTTTCACAAAACCGTTGGAGAATTATTCACCGAACGAGGCGAGACAGGATTCAGGGAACTGGAGAGGAGCATGCTCCACGAAGTAGCCGAGTTTGAGAATGTGGTAATTTCTACGGGAGGTGGAGCGCCTTGTTTTTTTGATAATATGGAGTTTATGAACCGGGTGGGAAAGACTGTTTTTCTGGATGTACATCCCGATGTGTTGTTCAGGCGCTTGCGTGTAGCCAAACAACAGCGTCCCATTCTTCAAGGAAAAGAGGATGACGAACTGAAAGCGTTCATTGTTCAGGCATTGGAAAAACGGGCGTCTTTCTATCATCAGGCACAATATATCTTCAATGCGGACGAGTTGGAAGACCGTTGGCAGATAGATGCTTCTGTTCAACGTTTGCAACAGCTTTTAGGTTTATAA
- a CDS encoding tetratricopeptide repeat protein: protein MKTLKENFERLSAEIKTSGKPAAAWFPQYTTTSLLNAENWWEALAVCEYALDTREDETLTEDFFELIFSAFDCNVEVGLNEEEYEFWWEKVMQVCDRVAVFSGAGWAQKGAQYSEARYGKRDMSYLFPYYEKAADMGWAEAEATVAYWKFMGFYCEQDKEEGERRFAALSSPEALLWGKHYRAFAEEFTGNKEKALQIRKELLEELPEGHRLRAHTYAALGDSLDREEGGVAEEAAYYEKSLEIVPNLYTLKNLGTLYFRYPELNKSKELGFELWEKAWHAGVWSAANFLGYNYQEEEWLDMPKAIEWLEKGMLYCELYSAYELALIYLYNDDYKNVERGLMCLERCVAGDYVSGIEGLANVYFNGDLVEEDMNRAKELLEKAVELGSGNAAYRLGWMYERGFLSEEPDYAKAMEYYEKAASMDNVDGYCRAALYLANGYSGVKDAVKSREYYEKAAEMGSCFAMIELSFLYENGDGVEKSYEKAYELCTKAAGEGYPYAMFRVGLYLEKGVIGEAQPEEALGWYEKAAAAEDLEALFALGRCYKHGIGTEEDFDKALECFSKGAEKNESRCLTELGLAYENAAGVEENPQKAVEYMTQAAEQDYGYAQFKMGDYYFFGYGSCMEDNKKAVEWYEKAVANEIPMAMIRMGEYYLYDYDRLNESEKAFSYFKKAADEYEWYSEGLGICYEMGIGVEDNETEAFKYYTLAADSGNVTSMYRVGLCYYNGVGVKENYAEAYRWFTDAAGNENIGATYYLGKMLMYGEGCTPDPETAVQWLMKAAEKNNDKAQFELGNAYLMGNGVEENDETAMEWFEKAAENGNEKALKITGRRRK from the coding sequence ATGAAAACATTAAAAGAGAATTTTGAGAGATTATCTGCTGAGATTAAGACTTCAGGGAAGCCTGCCGCTGCATGGTTCCCGCAATACACGACAACTTCATTACTAAATGCTGAAAACTGGTGGGAAGCATTGGCTGTGTGCGAATATGCTTTGGATACCCGGGAAGACGAGACACTGACAGAAGATTTCTTCGAACTGATATTCAGTGCGTTCGACTGTAATGTCGAGGTCGGTCTCAACGAAGAGGAATACGAGTTCTGGTGGGAGAAGGTGATGCAGGTATGCGACCGCGTGGCTGTGTTCAGCGGTGCGGGATGGGCGCAGAAAGGTGCCCAGTATTCCGAAGCCCGTTACGGTAAGAGGGATATGAGTTATTTGTTCCCTTATTACGAAAAAGCTGCCGATATGGGTTGGGCGGAAGCGGAAGCAACCGTTGCCTATTGGAAATTTATGGGATTTTATTGCGAACAGGATAAAGAGGAAGGCGAACGCCGTTTTGCGGCTCTTTCTTCTCCCGAAGCTTTGCTATGGGGAAAGCATTATCGTGCGTTTGCCGAAGAATTCACAGGAAATAAGGAGAAAGCCTTGCAGATACGTAAGGAATTGTTGGAAGAGCTGCCCGAAGGACATCGCTTGCGTGCACATACGTATGCCGCACTGGGAGATTCGCTCGATCGGGAAGAAGGCGGTGTGGCGGAAGAAGCCGCTTATTATGAGAAATCGTTGGAGATAGTTCCGAATTTATATACGCTTAAAAACTTAGGTACACTTTATTTCCGCTATCCGGAACTGAATAAATCAAAAGAACTTGGTTTTGAACTTTGGGAAAAGGCCTGGCATGCCGGCGTGTGGTCTGCTGCCAACTTCCTGGGATATAATTATCAGGAAGAAGAGTGGCTGGATATGCCAAAAGCGATTGAATGGCTGGAGAAAGGAATGCTCTATTGCGAGTTGTACAGTGCGTATGAGTTGGCGTTGATTTACTTATACAATGATGACTATAAGAATGTGGAACGCGGACTGATGTGTCTTGAACGTTGTGTGGCAGGTGATTACGTCTCAGGTATCGAGGGGCTGGCAAACGTTTACTTCAACGGTGACTTGGTGGAAGAGGATATGAACCGTGCGAAGGAGCTGCTGGAGAAGGCGGTTGAACTGGGTTCGGGAAATGCAGCCTATCGTTTGGGATGGATGTACGAGCGCGGCTTCTTGTCTGAAGAACCGGATTATGCCAAGGCGATGGAATATTATGAGAAAGCGGCTTCGATGGATAATGTCGACGGATATTGCCGTGCGGCGCTTTACCTGGCTAATGGGTATAGCGGTGTGAAGGATGCCGTGAAATCAAGAGAATATTATGAAAAGGCGGCTGAAATGGGCTCCTGCTTCGCCATGATAGAATTGTCGTTCTTGTATGAGAACGGTGACGGAGTGGAGAAGAGTTATGAAAAAGCTTACGAACTGTGTACGAAGGCTGCCGGTGAGGGCTATCCTTATGCGATGTTCCGTGTAGGGCTTTATTTGGAGAAAGGCGTTATCGGTGAAGCGCAACCGGAAGAAGCTTTGGGTTGGTATGAAAAAGCTGCCGCAGCAGAGGACTTGGAGGCGCTTTTCGCATTGGGACGTTGCTATAAGCATGGTATCGGTACGGAAGAAGATTTCGATAAGGCGCTTGAGTGTTTCTCCAAGGGAGCGGAAAAGAATGAATCCCGTTGTCTGACAGAGTTGGGACTGGCTTATGAAAATGCTGCCGGAGTGGAAGAAAATCCGCAGAAGGCTGTGGAATATATGACACAGGCGGCGGAACAGGATTATGGATATGCCCAGTTCAAAATGGGTGACTATTATTTCTTTGGTTACGGTTCGTGCATGGAAGACAATAAGAAGGCGGTAGAATGGTATGAGAAGGCAGTTGCCAACGAGATTCCGATGGCTATGATACGTATGGGTGAGTATTATCTGTATGACTACGACAGGCTGAATGAATCGGAAAAGGCTTTCTCTTATTTCAAAAAGGCGGCTGATGAATACGAATGGTACAGCGAAGGGCTGGGTATCTGCTACGAGATGGGTATCGGAGTGGAAGATAACGAGACGGAAGCCTTTAAATATTATACACTGGCTGCGGATAGCGGAAATGTGACGAGTATGTATCGGGTCGGACTTTGCTATTACAACGGAGTAGGCGTGAAGGAGAATTACGCCGAAGCTTATCGCTGGTTTACGGATGCGGCCGGTAACGAGAATATCGGTGCTACTTATTATCTCGGCAAGATGCTGATGTATGGCGAAGGCTGCACACCCGACCCGGAAACAGCTGTGCAATGGCTGATGAAAGCGGCGGAAAAAAATAACGATAAGGCACAATTTGAGCTTGGAAACGCCTATCTGATGGGAAATGGCGTGGAAGAAAATGATGAAACAGCCATGGAGTGGTTTGAGAAGGCGGCTGAAAATGGTAATGAAAAAGCGCTGAAAATCACCGGAAGAAGGAGAAAATAG
- a CDS encoding HSP90 family protein: protein MEKEGNNLFQVNLKGMIALLSEHIYSNPNTFVRELLQNCVDAITALRNIDENYAGRIDVFLNDDKTVIFRDNGVGLKEEEVHRFLTIIGESSKRDTPDADDFIGRFGIGLLSCFVVTNEILVESRSAMGGQAVRWCGKVDGTYELTLSDAEQPIGSQVVLHPKSDWMHLFEYEMFKKILVNYGEVLPYPIYLHYQGEEELVNTPSPVWLDPKATRKELLDYGAKTFQSSALDAFRIRTESGRVEGVLYILPFRTQFSVRNSHKVYLKRMLLSEDDCNLLPPWAFFIRCLVNADGLLSTASRESLVSNDLLKDARKEIGAAIKDYLRGLVQNNREVFNKILDVHHFHIKAIASEDNELLRLFMDYLPFETNKGFRTFGSIRSAGNVICYTRNLEDFRQVRRIAGAQGWLVVNAAYTFDETLLKKYARLNSELTLDEISPSRLLEQFGEVETNKEFQDFEAKANELLKRFGCICRLKHFTPVDIPVIFVAEEKENTVKSANNPLAAVLGSVNTAKQIPPTLTFNADNEMVRTLLQIQGDNKMFQHVVHILYVQSLLQGKYPVNSEEMELFNHSLSELMTAKMNDFINFLN from the coding sequence ATGGAGAAAGAAGGGAATAATTTGTTCCAAGTCAACCTGAAAGGGATGATTGCCCTGTTGTCGGAACATATTTATAGTAATCCGAATACTTTTGTCCGGGAGTTGTTGCAGAATTGCGTAGATGCTATCACGGCGCTACGCAATATTGACGAGAATTATGCAGGCCGTATTGATGTCTTTCTGAATGATGACAAGACGGTGATATTCCGGGACAATGGAGTCGGGCTGAAAGAGGAAGAAGTACATCGTTTTCTTACTATTATCGGAGAAAGTTCGAAGCGGGATACGCCCGATGCGGATGATTTTATAGGCAGGTTCGGTATCGGGCTGCTGTCTTGTTTTGTGGTGACCAATGAGATTTTGGTGGAGAGCCGTTCGGCAATGGGCGGGCAGGCTGTCCGCTGGTGTGGGAAAGTGGACGGCACATACGAGCTGACTTTATCTGACGCGGAACAACCTATCGGTTCACAAGTGGTGCTGCATCCCAAGAGTGACTGGATGCATCTTTTTGAATATGAGATGTTCAAAAAGATACTGGTTAATTATGGCGAGGTGCTGCCTTATCCTATTTATCTGCATTATCAGGGTGAAGAGGAGTTGGTGAATACACCGTCGCCTGTCTGGCTCGACCCGAAAGCGACTCGCAAGGAGTTGCTCGATTATGGGGCAAAGACTTTTCAGTCGTCCGCCCTCGATGCTTTCAGGATACGTACTGAAAGCGGCCGGGTGGAAGGCGTGCTTTATATTCTGCCTTTCCGTACGCAGTTTTCCGTGCGCAATTCGCATAAGGTATATCTGAAACGTATGTTGTTGAGTGAGGACGATTGCAACTTGTTGCCGCCGTGGGCTTTCTTTATCCGTTGCCTGGTGAATGCGGACGGGTTGCTGTCTACCGCTTCGCGGGAGTCTTTGGTGAGCAATGATTTGCTGAAAGATGCCCGGAAGGAGATTGGGGCGGCTATCAAGGATTATTTGCGGGGATTGGTGCAGAATAATCGTGAAGTGTTTAATAAGATTCTGGATGTTCATCACTTCCATATTAAGGCGATTGCTTCGGAAGACAATGAATTGCTCCGTTTGTTTATGGATTATCTTCCTTTTGAGACTAATAAAGGATTCCGTACTTTCGGGAGTATCCGTTCGGCGGGCAATGTGATATGCTATACCCGTAATTTGGAAGACTTCCGGCAGGTGCGACGTATCGCCGGGGCACAGGGATGGCTGGTAGTGAATGCTGCTTATACCTTTGATGAAACATTGCTGAAAAAGTATGCCCGCCTGAATTCGGAACTGACGCTGGATGAAATATCTCCTTCGCGGCTGTTGGAGCAGTTTGGCGAAGTGGAAACCAATAAGGAGTTTCAGGATTTTGAAGCGAAAGCGAATGAGTTGTTGAAACGTTTCGGCTGTATCTGTCGTCTGAAGCATTTCACACCGGTAGATATTCCAGTGATATTCGTGGCGGAGGAGAAGGAAAATACGGTGAAAAGTGCCAACAATCCGTTGGCGGCTGTGCTGGGTTCGGTGAATACCGCGAAGCAGATTCCCCCTACATTGACGTTCAATGCGGATAATGAAATGGTGCGGACGCTGTTGCAGATACAAGGCGACAATAAGATGTTTCAGCACGTGGTGCATATACTGTATGTGCAGTCGCTCCTTCAGGGAAAATATCCGGTGAACAGCGAGGAAATGGAACTCTTTAACCATTCGCTTAGCGAATTGATGACTGCGAAAATGAATGATTTTATTAACTTCCTGAATTAA